A stretch of the Notamacropus eugenii isolate mMacEug1 chromosome 2, mMacEug1.pri_v2, whole genome shotgun sequence genome encodes the following:
- the TRAF3IP3 gene encoding TRAF3-interacting JNK-activating modulator isoform X3: MEDQKQSYEQRAKETLQKLLEEKTAAEQQLESTQRSLAMAELKCEQWRKQYETLKEDWRNLEAKHRELESQLYVLQSKLQGADSRDFQLNQALHLLEREHQDLQMQIDRLQGDRELGCSNISDLQGQLQKSEEENLALKSTVEHLQSLLRSQSTQLHTQGELMPKKGQTCSTWNSTPTHLEEKSKGSGEEREKNLRNQLQEKTLQLQAKEKECEELHSELDSLSDEYLSCQRKLQQCREELNRGQQPPHRRQCGCWIPMLIVVIATALAAFLANTDHVVI, encoded by the exons ATGGAGGACCAGAAGCAGAGCTATGAGCAAAGGGCAAAGGAGACCCTGCAGAAACTGCTGGAAGAGAAAACAGCTGCAGAACAGCAGCTGGAGAGCACTCAG AGATCCCTGGCCATGGCTGAGCTCAAGTGTGAGCAGTGGAGGAAGCAGTATGAGACTTTAAAGGAAGACTGGAGAAACCTAGAGGCCAAGCACAGAGAACTGGAGAGTCAGCTCTATGTTCTACAATCCAAATTGCAG GGAGCAGACAGTCGAGATTTTCAGCTAAACCAGGCCCTGCATCTTCTGGAGCGTGAACACCAAGACCTCCAGATGCAGATTGACCGCCTGCAGGGGGACAGAGAACTGGGCTGTTCTAACATCAGCGACCTGCAAG GTCAACTACAAAAATCAGAAGAGGAAAACCTTGCCCTGAAGTCTACAGTAGAGCACTTGCAGA GTCTTCTCCGGAGCCAATCCACCCAGCTTCACACCCAAGGGGAACTTATGCCAAAGAAAG GTCAGACTTGTTCTACATGGAATTCAACCCCCACCCATCTGGAAGAGAAGTCCAAGGGTtcaggggaggaaagagaaaagaatctcaGGAACCAGCTGCAAGAGAAGACTTTGCAGCTCCAAGCCAAAGAGAAGGAG TGTGAAGAGTTACATTCGGAGCTGGACAGCCTGAGTGATGAGTACCTCTCCTGCCAAAGGAAGCTACAGCAATGCCGAGAGGAGCTGAACCGGGGTCAACAGCCACCCCACAGA aGACAATGTGGCTGTTGGATCCCTATGCTAATAGTAGTGATCGCTACAGCACTAGCAGCCTTTCTGGCCAACACAGACCACGTGGTAATCTGA
- the C2H1orf74 gene encoding UPF0739 protein C1orf74 homolog produces MSALNPQALVAVAQKTLGVGKRRGPPRVVCLHLAGEVRAVARGLKPAVLYDCNAAKADQVQRYVGELQRLGLLPQALHILELGENILIVSPGHVCQHIEQVLHSPTTFVDISSLRSHPALCPLDELGDLKDHLAEIMTHLQSMEGNPLLPISRSEFSSAGWNLCTVFGILLGYPVPYFFHPAQGDSNCLALIPLRVFTARTSCCWLTGLPQIQLYSFSVPESLYPALKGILDMWEEDLRAQYGTQGDFADLTITTEIVTLPSVVL; encoded by the coding sequence ATGTCAGCACTGAATCCTCAAGCATTGGTGGCAGTGGCTCAGAAGACCCTGGGTGTGGGGAAAAGAAGGGGTCCACCTCGAGTGGTTTGTCTGCACCTAGCTGGAGAGGTCAGAGCTGTGGCCAGGGGGCTGAAGCCAGCGGTACTGTATGATTGCAATGCTGCAAAGGCTGACCAAGTTCAGAGATATGTGGGAGAGCTGCAGAGGCTGGGCCTCTTGCCCCAGGCACTGCACATTCTGGAGTTGGGGGAAAACATCTTGATTGTCAGCCCTGGGCACGTGTGTCAGCATATAGAGCAGGTGCTGCACAGCCCTACAACCTTTGTGGATATTTCAAGCCTCAGATCTCACCCTGCCCTCTGCCCGCTTGATGAGCTTGGAGACTTGAAGGACCACTTGGCTGAAATCATGACCCACCTACAGAGCATGGAGGGGAATCCCCTCTTGCCCATCTCCCGAAGTGAGTTCTCCTCTGCTGGCTGGAATCTTTGCACAGTATTTGGGATTCTCCTGggctatcctgtcccctattttTTCCACCCAGCCCAAGGGGACAGCAATTGTTTGGCCCTGATCCCACTGCGTGTGTTTACTGCTCGAACTTCATGCTGTTGGCTCACAGGCCTCCCCCAGATTCAGCTCTATTCTTTCAGTGTCCCAGAGAGCTTGTACCCAGCCCTGAAAGGCATACTAGACATGTGGGAGGAGGACCTCAGGGCTCAATATGGGACTCAGGGTGATTTTGCTGACCTTACCATTACCACTGAAATTGTCACATTGCCTTCAGTGGTACTGTGA